One window of Kiritimatiellia bacterium genomic DNA carries:
- a CDS encoding VWA domain-containing protein, translating into MRFGDPSQLQWLWALALTASLLLLLARRRRAQLGRFLPPAAFARLAPGARIGRRIVRLCLWLLAVTSLIVALARPQWGLRWEQVRTRGLDILVLLDTSRSMLAADFKPSRLQQAKWGLRELAQRLQGDRIGLVPFAGAAFLLCPLTTDYAAFLMSVEDANIGSVPRGGTAIAAALRVAVETFDKESIADRVILLVTDGEDHEGNLDRWLPALKERKIRIFAIGVGTPEGEPLPAPDGAPGFQKDAAGNIILSALREEPLQMLARETGGTYIRAAPGDLGLDKLISDHLSNLVRAESESRLSKTYEEQAGWFIAFGLLLLAAESALRERGGRDEG; encoded by the coding sequence ATGCGTTTCGGTGACCCATCGCAACTTCAGTGGTTGTGGGCGTTAGCGCTGACTGCTTCGCTGCTTTTGCTGCTGGCGAGACGGCGCCGAGCCCAACTCGGCAGGTTCCTTCCGCCGGCTGCGTTCGCGCGGCTCGCCCCCGGCGCGCGAATTGGCCGGCGCATCGTTCGATTGTGTCTGTGGCTACTCGCTGTGACCTCCCTTATCGTCGCGCTGGCCAGGCCCCAATGGGGACTTCGATGGGAGCAGGTTCGCACGCGGGGTCTGGACATCCTGGTGTTGCTCGATACCTCCCGGAGCATGCTCGCCGCGGACTTCAAGCCGTCGAGGCTCCAACAGGCCAAGTGGGGTCTTCGAGAGCTGGCGCAACGCCTGCAGGGTGATCGAATCGGGCTCGTTCCGTTTGCGGGCGCCGCTTTTCTGCTGTGCCCGCTGACCACCGATTATGCCGCTTTTCTCATGAGCGTGGAGGACGCAAACATCGGTTCGGTGCCGCGCGGCGGCACGGCGATCGCCGCCGCGCTTCGCGTCGCCGTAGAGACCTTCGACAAGGAATCGATCGCCGATCGGGTCATCCTGCTGGTCACTGACGGTGAAGACCACGAGGGCAATCTGGACCGATGGTTGCCGGCGCTCAAAGAGCGCAAGATTCGAATTTTCGCTATCGGCGTGGGAACCCCCGAGGGGGAGCCCCTGCCGGCTCCTGATGGCGCGCCAGGCTTTCAAAAAGATGCTGCCGGCAACATCATCCTTAGCGCGTTGCGCGAGGAGCCCCTCCAGATGCTGGCCCGTGAAACCGGCGGCACCTACATACGGGCTGCCCCAGGCGACCTCGGACTGGATAAACTCATTTCGGATCACCTTTCGAATTTGGTGCGAGCGGAGTCGGAGAGTCGACTCTCCAAAACCTATGAGGAACAGGCCGGCTGGTTCATTGCGTTCGGCCTCCTTTTGCTTGCTGCGGAAAGCGCGCTTCGAGAGCGCGGCGGGAGGGATGAGGGATGA